The Salmo salar chromosome ssa04, Ssal_v3.1, whole genome shotgun sequence genomic sequence GACAGTCTACTTCAGCGCAGACCCCTCAGATCCACAAAAGGCCTGTAAGTCACATTCAAATCAATCACATAACAGTAGCTACTTAAATGATTTATTGATGGCTACATCATTTATTTCCAAGTTATTTCCAAGGCCAAAATGAGCAAAAGAGTGTTACATTTTTTCTTTACTGTTCACAGCCAATCATTGAGAGCTGTGGGCAGGAACAGACATCTTGGGATGGACGGGACATCAATCCAGAGCCTCTGAGCCAGGTCAGACATCTCTGCTGTTCCCATAGAGACACAACAGATAGATCAATCTGTTGATTCATATGGCCATTTTGGTTGGCTTGGTTGAATTGACAATCATTCATTGGAAATGCTAAAGAATCCTACAGTGTGGAAGGTCTTTAGTCCCATCCCTAATGTTATGGGAGTTGCATTTATTGCATTTCAATACACTTGCATTTTCAATAACCCATGAATTACTCACTACTTGTACAACTATGTTGGATTGCCTAAATATTCTACATTTTCTTGGCAGTCAATGCCAGTGTATTTTATGGCTGCCCTAAGTACATGCCtttgtctgtctcctcagtctggAAGGGTGACTCGGCTGATGGAGAGAAATTATGATGGGGTCATCTCATCCTCCAACTCTGATGACATCTCTATCTACTCCTTCACTGACTGTGAATCTGAGGTAAGAGAGTTGTACACCATAGATGTGTTGAGTGATATGACTGTAAAGAGAATAGTCTCAGACTAATTGACTCTGATACACAGTCTGATGATGAGGATCATGAAAGGAGGACACCACCGCTGATAGTGAAGGATGAGGAGGATGGAAAGGTGACAAAGTTTGAAGTGAGGGATATGGTAGAGGACGAcaatctgtctctccactccttggATGAATCAGACTTTCTGGTATGTTCTGCACCATGTATTTGAGTAACTCTTTGACTGAATGTGGAGAATGGACTATGACCAACTAGCTCTCTGACACACAGTGTGATAATGGCAATGATGCCTCTGCTGAGGACAGTCCTGGGCCTTCAAAGGAACCACAGAGAAAAGGGGCTTCACTGAAGGACTCTCGACTGGTATTCTCTtacatttgtgtgtttgtgtgttagtggtgcgcaggtcagctgtttgttcaaccAAACCcacccgcaattgctaataacccatccgcaactGCCCGACTATATACATTACTTTTCTGGCCATCCCTTCTTTATTTTCAACTTTCCATTTCGTAGCTTtcctcttattgaattaaactctgacattgtcctttttgcGTCAGTGGATCAACAAAAACTTTTTCTGCCCTTTCCCAAAAGTGTTTGGTGATTGGTGTCTAGTCTATTTGGCATGCGCCAAGTTATGTCCCACAGCTTAGGTTTATGCACAAATGCTAAatagcctatagatataaattACACAAGAATGATATATTTATGGATTTTTTTCATGTATTGTTTTCTTTTTATTCAACCCGACCGCCACCCACAtaatatttcatgaccctaaacctgCCGCCCTGTGGATATAACCGCGGGACTGCTGCTTATGAGTTAATGCATCACTAGTGTGTGTTACATCTCAATGGTTTGACCCTATGTCTGTACAGATTATTGTGGCCAAGCCCAACATCCTTCTCCCTGCCTCTG encodes the following:
- the LOC123742477 gene encoding uncharacterized protein isoform X1 — its product is MSESKMDRSDERIKRALRRRPYVLNPVRVNTPDSVMWPTGKVHRRPRPSTSAQTPQIHKRPPIIESCGQEQTSWDGRDINPEPLSQSGRVTRLMERNYDGVISSSNSDDISIYSFTDCESESDDEDHERRTPPLIVKDEEDGKVTKFEVRDMVEDDNLSLHSLDESDFLCDNGNDASAEDSPGPSKEPQRKGASLKDSRLIIVAKPNILLPASVSALKKASRLTELVPTVRPCKEQQDKKTQWTNTNKESLRRIKKTGLHRARPGGRPEEGQ
- the LOC123742477 gene encoding uncharacterized protein isoform X3, encoding MSESKMDRSDERIKRALRRRPYVLNPVRVNTPDSVMWPTGKVHRRPRPSTSAQTPQIHKRPPIIESCGQEQTSWDGRDINPEPLSQSGRVTRLMERNYDGVISSSNSDDISIYSFTDCESESDDEDHERRTPPLIVKDEEDGKVTKFEVRDMVEDDNLSLHSLDESDFLIIVAKPNILLPASVSALKKASRLTELVPTVRPCKEQQDKKTQWTNTNKESLRRIKKTGLHRARPGGRPEEGQ
- the LOC123742477 gene encoding uncharacterized protein isoform X4, encoding MWPTGKVHRRPRPSTSAQTPQIHKRPPIIESCGQEQTSWDGRDINPEPLSQSGRVTRLMERNYDGVISSSNSDDISIYSFTDCESESDDEDHERRTPPLIVKDEEDGKVTKFEVRDMVEDDNLSLHSLDESDFLCDNGNDASAEDSPGPSKEPQRKGASLKDSRLIIVAKPNILLPASVSALKKASRLTELVPTVRPCKEQQDKKTQWTNTNKESLRRIKKTGLHRARPGGRPEEGQ
- the LOC123742477 gene encoding uncharacterized protein isoform X2; translated protein: MDRSDERIKRALRRRPYVLNPVRVNTPDSVMWPTGKVHRRPRPSTSAQTPQIHKRPPIIESCGQEQTSWDGRDINPEPLSQSGRVTRLMERNYDGVISSSNSDDISIYSFTDCESESDDEDHERRTPPLIVKDEEDGKVTKFEVRDMVEDDNLSLHSLDESDFLCDNGNDASAEDSPGPSKEPQRKGASLKDSRLIIVAKPNILLPASVSALKKASRLTELVPTVRPCKEQQDKKTQWTNTNKESLRRIKKTGLHRARPGGRPEEGQ